DNA from Solanum stenotomum isolate F172 chromosome 3, ASM1918654v1, whole genome shotgun sequence:
CTTACATCTTATGAGTTCAGTTCAAGCATGATTTATAGTGTAAATTAATGTAAAATGTTCTACTATCCTAGGACGAGTTGCAACGGTTTGTCTACATGTCTTGGTCAAAACACAGCTTAGTGTTGTGTATTGTTGGAATTGGTTATTGTAGATTTGTAGCAACTTTAGGTTTATGATTGAATATTTCAATATGCACCTTCAGATTGGAAATTATATGTTCCTAGAAATTTTTAGATGTTTATCATGTTCACAGTTCACATTCATGTGTGTACCAGAACTCCCAATCATGATAATAGGTAACCAGAAAATCGTATGCTGGTCACCTGTATTAATCTAATTGCCTTAGCCTGACTTCACGCTTTGGCTTTGGCTTGCATTAGGGATTTCCTATGCTAATGCACTAATGCTTGGCTAGTGGGGGTGCATTTAGCAGTTTTAACAGGGACAATACATTGTCTGCAATAGAAATATTGGTACAGCTTTTTACCTGTTTTCTCCTTTAGATGGAAACTGAATGATTGATAGCTGAGTGAGTGCACATTCTTTTATCTGGAGACTTGTGAGACTGTGCTTCTGCCCTTCTAACTTAGGCTAATGAATTGTGTTGTTTTCTACAGAACCACAGAAGTTTTCAAAAGATGGGTATGAGGAGCACATGCAAGTGAATCATCTAGCTCCGGCTATGCTTTCCATATTGCTTTTACCATCACTTATTAGAGGTTCCCCAAGCCGAATTATTAACGTGAACTCTACTGTAAGTCTTAGCAATATGCCCCCGCTATAGATGGATATGTTATACATTCAATTGTTTGTCTCCTCACTTTCGGCACTCAGTTACTGCTTTGAATGATCTTGATTTTCCATGATTATGGATAATTTAAAATGAGTTGCAAACTGAAGTTTCAGCATTGGTGAAAACATTTTATCTAGTATGCATTAATTTGAAATAGCTTAAACAACAGGCTTTTCCAAAGCAATGATATACAGCAATATGGAGGTGGTTTAGCATAGACTTCATTATTTCAGCCTTTTTGATTTGGATGCCTTTGCCTTCCTCATGAACGGTCTGAGcagaaaaaagatattttacCGGTTGGGATATTGAAGTCATCAGTCCTAGATCTTTGCTCTTGAATATTTATGGTGTATGTGTTAatatatataaggaaaaaaaagatacatacTATTAGGACTTGCTGGACTTTGCTGCATAGTGGAACGAGGTGGTGGATAAAGAGTAATTTTGACTTCAAGTTTTAAAAACTGTCGAAAGCCCTTAAAAATTTGTGAGCTTGAACTTTTCCTTTCGGACAATTTATTTGTGGTGATAATTATTGTTTGATTTACTCATTCAATTTGACTATAATGCCATACCTGAAAGATGATGTATCCATATTTGCATTCTTGATTCTCTTTGCTTAGTATGCTTGTTGGAACTTGCCTTTCTTTATTCTCTTAGTtggaatttaaaatattgattgTTGGTAACTCTTTGGTCAGGCTTTGTCTTAGTCTTGCTTTTACTTGAACATGTTGGTTCATTTTATGGTCTAAGTTACTTGCTTATTGGTTTTATGACCTAAATCATTATATCGGATATGAAAAAAGATGAAGCAAACGCAGTAGCTAATAAATCCTATATAATTATGCCAAATTTGGGGTTGAAAGTGAAATAAAAGAACGGAGCAGTAGTTATTGAGGCTATTCTCCAACGAAACCAagtctcaaagtttgaggaggGGTGGATGTAGTTgctttgaaataaatttatcttgTAATTTAAGTGATTGCCTCCACTTCAGTTTATGGCTTATGTTACGGCTACTGACAGGAATATAGTTTATTTCATCTGTGTAGATGCACTATGTTGGGTTTGTCGATCCAGAAGATATGAATGTTGTATCCGGAAAGAGAAAGTACACCAGTGTAGTGGGCTATGGAGGCAGCAAGCTTGCTCAGGTATTTTCTAAAAGGTTGTCAGCTATTACTTGCTAATGGTCTTTTGCTTGTTGTGTTAGCATTAATTGAGATGCTACATCCTGTTCGACCACAGCACACCTTAACACAAGTGGCTGcctaattatatttcattttttcttttcacgATTTAGGAAGGTTGCATTCTGCCTAGTAAATAAAGCTTAGGTACCTGAGTTTTTCCATATGATATGCCCCTTCCCTATTGAACAATTCTTTTGTTTCCGCTTCGCTAAAGCCAATAGTTGCTCTTACCCTTCAGAAGCTCTCCTATTTAATCTCAATTTATGCTGATGGAAATACTAGTGGAGATTAATTGCCCATCATCACTCCAATAGTTATTACATCTATTAGGCATTAAGTGCTTAAAAGTGGGTTCGCTCTGGAGTCTGGTCAAGATCATCTTGAGTAGTGATAAAAAACCAATTTGAATATGTTGGATGGGACCCATCAAAGAGTTATCAGAAACTAGAAGacattattttttggtaatttggGATGCAAACATCCAAAGGCACATCTTCGATACTTTGTTGCATGTCCATTAAGAGCTATTACTGTATTCTCTTAATTCCACAGGTTGATCCAAAAATTGATTTCTGTAGGGAGATGTTCATCTGCTTGTCAAAAGTTGCGCCAATACAAATGTGCAAGTTCATCTAGGGAGTACtcttttttggttaattttttgtGCACTTCTAATCATCAATGTAATAATAAATTGGGAAGCCTTTGCATCAGCAGTAAACAACCAGGCAGGATACATTAAAGCAAAAAATCAAGTATAGAACATTGTATATAGCTTCTTATTAGTAATCATTTCAAGCATAAAATCATCTAGGATTTATGATAGTTAAAATTGAACTTAAGATGCTAAACTCTTATTCCTTCTTCGTAGTACGTGTTTCCATTTGAGTTCTAATAAAATCCGGCTTTGTTGATTTTGCTCTCCAGTGACTAATCCACTGTGGTTCGGAAGTGCAGATTATGTTCAGTAGCATCCTTCATAAGAGACTACCTGCTGAATCTGGCATAAGTGTAGTATGTAATACTCCTGGAATTGTTCTAACCAATGTTGTAAGTTCTTGATAACTTCACTATTTGTTTCTCTAGTTACCATCTTTAATGTTATTGCCATACCTTGTCTTGATGTACCCATGTCAAACGTGAGTGATATGAGTGCAGTACTTTGTACAGAtccttttttcaaattaattgtgTAAATCCTTTGATATACACTAGAGATTATTAAAAAGGTAGTCGTAGTCAACCCGGATACTTGCATACGGTGGGGTTGGATACACATGTAAACGATTCCATGTGAAAAACTTCCAGCTTCCATTATTTATGCACATATATCTGTTTGACTTGAAGAGCCTCACATGGTTTCATTTTAAAGGATTCTCTAGAAGAGGTTCTGATCCCAACTAGACTTGGCCTTTCACTAATCAGCCCTAACATGCTCAACTTAAATGCCAAAATAGGCCAATTAAGATGATGCCGTTGCTTCATGTGGTGCCCCTGTGCCTCCATCTTTATTTATTCTGCTGCTTCCTCtatcccaattttttttgtgatgacaagggaaacccgcagccgctaccctttgggtgcgcacagggtaaaactcCCGCTCCTGTGCAATAGCtcacaaaccacataggagagatAACCCGtactaggcaagcctggtgcgacctctatcccaatttatgtagcaCTTTACGctttttgagattcaaactaAGTAAATTTTGACCAACATCTTGAGATacattttcatcatattgacaTGAGAAGAATTGCAACTTGTAGTACTtctcgtatagtttttgaatgtctaacttttaattttaattttaaaatattgagttgATCTAATCTAATTTAGTTTCAATGATTagtgcccgtttggattgacttattttaggtgcttttaagccaaaataactttttagcagttttgaagtgtttgggtaaagttaaaagtgcttataaacacttattttaaagccaaaataacaaaaataagccaaaagccataagttagaaatcctaacttgtggcttttggcttataagtcataagccaaaagccaatccaaacaggcccttAGTCTAATTAGATCTTAGAAAGCGAAAAACACCACATAatttgggacagagggagttaTAAGCTTCCAATCCCCTAAAGAGTAACAACAAACCCAATGTAATCCAGGTGGGATTCGGGGAGGGTAGAGGGTACGCAGACCTTACACAGAGAGACAATTTgatagacccttggctcaaaGGACGATAAAGGCAGAAGCAACAAGTAGAAATTACAACAAGATAATAAGATGATCGAGGCTAAAGGTACAATATGTAGAAATAGAAATTGAAACATAATGAAAAACAAGAATAATACTAATACACagagaaaggaaaagaaatacaCCCGGCTACATACTGACCCTGTACCTTAATTCTCAACCTCTACACCCTCCTATCAAGCAAGGGTCATGTTCTCAGTATGTTGAAGATTTACCATATCTTGCCTAATCACTTCACCTTCATACTTCTTTGGTGTACCTTTACCCCtaagaatttttttgagaaaacccTATTTGAGCTAGAGTTCTAAATTTCTTGGATATGACTTTCTTCTTTTCAGTTTCTGTTCTTTTCATTCCTTTATATGATACTTTTTAACAAGTTTGCATATAAAATTGCAGGCGAGGGATCTTCCTAAGTTTTTGCAAGTTGGCTATCGTCTAATAccctattttatatttaatgcTGAAGAAGGTATGTTATACTCCAGAAAGTAAGAATATCATTTGATAATTTTCTGCAATTGTGAACTGATATACTTTTAGATAAGGTAAGAAAACTACACAACTCAACTAAGAATAATTTGACCAAAAGGAATATGAGTGAAAGAGCATATAAAAGAAACCTGAAGGACCATGCaagttaattttagttaaacAAACAAGTTGTATAAAAAGGGAGAAGGCAAGAGTGCATCTCATCAGAAAGACCAAATGGGAGAAGAGATTAAAACTGAGCTATGCGTGCATTCTTGTTTCGTGCATCCCTTAGATGCTGGTCCCAGGGAAAGTTCTAGACTTCTAGTGGCCTCTTGTTTTATTTAGTTTCTTGGTTATTTGGCATGTGTAGTCTAATTATTTATCTAATCATCTCCATGCATATTACTCAAATTAGTTGGTTGCTGCAGGCTCTCGAAGTACCTTGTTTGCAGCTACAGATCCTCAAATTTCCGAGTATTGTGAAATGCTGAAAGCAGATGACTGGCCAGTGTGTGCATACATTTCCCACGATTGTCGTCCCACAAATGCTTCTGAAGAAGCCCATAATATTGAAACTTCTTACAAAGTCTGGGAGAAGACGCTGGAATTGGTTGGCCTTCCTTCAGATGCAGTAGAGAGGCTTATAGAAGGGGAAGAAATTAAATGCCGATATGGAAATTCCCAGGAGTAGCTCTTCGGCACTCAATAAAGTTGCCATGCCTCCaattctcttctcttctcttgaCCTATTTCAGAATTCAAAGGAACAAAGTAGAAACCTGTATTACGTGATAGAAATTTTTGGCTTTTGCTTCTAGACATGCAACTGATGACATATCAAGTGGCATGAAGTTCTTGTCTTCTTTGCATGAAGCCTGATGACGCCTACGTGTTTTAAGTGGAATCCGTTTCCCCATGTCCAAACCTTCTATAGGTTTTTGTGTTAATTCTTGTATGCAACATACAAAAATGAACAAACTCTTTTGCCGCATGAATACGTTCCAGCGCGTCCATACTTGTATCTGGGCAACTTTACACAATTTTGCAAATTATAGGGGTAATTTTGGACcttttattatgattttgttAGCTGAGTTGGCACTTGGCAGGTAAGGGCAAATTTGtgctaatttcttttttgaacgGTGAAACCGTGAAGGTATAGTCGATTTCAACTTTAAATAGAGGGTAAATGTAGATTACTTTGTGAACCTAAGAGCAATTTGAACCTTTTTCCTATGAAAAATTGGATTTGGCTGTCGAAGGATGACAAATTTATAGGACGTTACTAAAGTATTGACGAGAGAATTTTTGACATATAGCTGCTTGCTTACACTGACGCATTATATGTATAGCACAGAAAGATGTTGCTCCCTTGCTTGTCCGCATCTTCTCCTTTATTTAACCAAATATTTGAGGTGGTTTGAAATTGACCCACTGTTTTTAAACTCCTGTCTCCGTTATGTGTGAATAACCCAATGCCAAATTAGAGATGTTGTTAATCTTTTGTGAGTAATTTGGAGCagttttgtatttcaaattctTAAAAGTTTTAGAATTCTACTTGAAGTTATCTATTAATCGAATGTGCAATCCCTCATTCATCTAAAttctaaaccaaaaaaaaaagaaagtgaaaatgTAATTGGCATTTGTCAAACACCTCACACTATATGGCAGAcccaaaaaaatgtttttcaaacaTAGGGCTGTGGCTAGAACCTGTGTAGTCTGTAGAAACAGCTACTTGATCAATTGACCTGTCCATCAACTCTGTTCCCAGCAGATACATTAAATACACAAATACGGACTTCCAATACGTGGCAGCTTCTGATTCGCCAAAAATCAAATCGTAGTTTGCGGGCTTTTATATGCAGGAAACTATTTGACTTCCTTGTCCCCAACCCAAGAAATTGTCCCTCCCacaaaacccaaaaaaacaGAAAGCCCAAAAGACCAtttctcttttaaaaagaaGCCACCTTTTTACTCTCTATAATTATTTGGATTTGCAACTCCGCCTAAACATGCAAATCAACCCCCCAAAGTTCTTCTGCAGCATCATCAACTTAGTTTGAGTCTTTGAGGTACCTATATATCTCTTTTTATCTGTTTTATTTTAGTGATCAATGATTTCAAGTTCAGTAAGCTTTCTCTGTTTCCATCACTCCactgaaaataattttttctctgTTGCTCTGTTAGTTTTTGCTTAAAACTGGTTCATAGCTTTCAGAATGCTTTGAATAAGCTAATTCTTGAAGCAAaatctctgttttttttttctcacttgAAATTGTGTTTACTACATGGTTCAAGGGGAGGTGGATTGATGATTCAAATTTTATGGGTTCAATCATTAAGGTTTTAGCATTATACTTGTTGTAGTTTTGAAGTTATGTGGGTTCATATCTACTAGTTGTCgtaattttgaagaaattttaCATGTAGATTTATGTTATAAAAGTACTGGATTCAGATGAACCTGGTAACCGCTATGCTACATCGGCACCTACTTTCAACTTTTATCATTGCTCACAAACTCAGATCATATGTTCTAAAGATGTTAAAGTGAAAATTAAAAGTTGCAAGAGAATGTGCTTGTAATTAAATTGTGTAAATCATAGTGGCATTTAatgataatatttatattttaaagttgCTTAAATGATCTTTTAATCTCATTATCTGCTTTTATATCCTAACTTGTTTGCTCTGTTTTACTTGTCATATgttttttgctttctttttgtaTGCCCTttcaaaacattaattaaaaggaTAATTTGACTTTACATATTCTTGAGCTTCTTATGTTCTTTGTTAGTTCAATTTGATCATTTAGTGTAGTGCTATGTGCTTGTCATTAATTGATGAAAGaggaaaattaaattattttctgatTTGGAATCCTTTTTGAATAGTGTAGGCCCTATTTTGCCTGTTGAAATGAAGGCAAAACTGAAAACAGAGAAAAAGGCTTTAAGTCCAGTTTCTTCAATGGCTTcttcaaattatacaaaaaggaGAAGTTTCAGTAGACCCTCTTGGCTTCTTTGCACCGTTGCTGGTAAATTattcgtatatatatatatgctcttTTTACCTCTTCTTTATTAATTGTGTACAAACTTTCTtggaatattaatttttattttatataaatatgccCCTTTATTCATCTTCACTTAAAAGATCCAAACTTTTGTGTACTCAACTGGAATGGTTTAGAGGTCAGTAAAGTGCATTAAGGATCATTACATTTTAGTTTCAAATTCAAGTGGAGGCAAAAGTATCGATCACCACAACATGGTTCACAATGAAGtcattttttcaagatttttttttatgatcatGATATTCGAGCTAATAAGtccaattttgaaattttatttgtaaaatgtAAGTAAATGAAAATTGTACCATGGTCTTGTTTAATTGTTGTagtttttttggggggggggggtatggGGTCCATTATTCTTAGGTGATGTGAACATATCTTTCCCtaggaaaatgaaaatgagtATTGTGTTTACACCTCTATATTGGAAGGGTATACTGTTATGAAATGTCACtttctttataatataatatgataaaaccagaaagttattttcaaaaaactctGTCCTTTTCTTATTTATGTCTGTTGCAATTTCTACCTAAATACTTTAGAATCTTTacaaaaccattttttataagtttttttttaaaatttgaattctaaATAGAGGGACTcatatatttactttttgttaGATGCCGTGTTGCAgaatgaaaatgatttttactttctttacagaatctttttctgtttttattttcttttctgaaACTTTATCTGTACCTAAGAGTAGTAGCTTTTAATTTCAGAacaaccatttttcttttttgggtaCTAGAATCCAATGTAATTTAaatcttgtttttttcttattctatGTATGAAATCATGTGCTTGGTGGTTCACAAGATTATATAAAGATCTTTTTGACTTGTGATAATATATACCTCTTGAGGAAATTTTTCACATAAATTGTTAGAACgttctattaaaaataacatcTAGTTTTATGTACTTAAAAGAACTGGACTTTATTTTTGATGGAATGTTCTAACATACTTATAAGCTTACCAAAAAACAAATAGAAGAGTTCACATGGTGgtctttttacccttttaatcttggcttaaaataaatattttaaaagaatttatggGTTACATTACCTCGTAAAATTTATGGagtgaatttgaattatttctttttaagtactccattttgattttctttaaatACCTATTAACAATTTTACCGTGCATTTTCTTTTGCTTTAATTAATATTCcagataaaatatttgaataaatttagatgtaaaaaaagaaactatttcACCTCATATAgtgatattctttttcttttccaatcTAAGGAATTATTAATCAATGATAATCAACAAGTTGTCCAAATTATTTGTCTAAGCTTTAGGGGAAACAAGTTGGAAGGAATTTGGTAGACAAGAATGGAGTCTTATTTTACTGTTGATTAATTAGTAATTTCCTctacaaagaaataaaatatttattacggAGAATTTCTAGTCAGTATACATAGattataaatatatagttaCCACATGGATTTGAAACTAGGGATGACAATAGTCAAAACTAGTGATTTCATTTTCATGTACATCCAAATTTGTCACTACCTACACATGGGGAAGATATGGGCTAAAGATGAAAACAGTGCTTTTtgcaattcaaatttcaaattcttcaactgTCAAGTAAATTcaaatcattaaaatttatttaattctattGAATTTGAGTTGTTTTTGTTCTCATTAGATTTGGATGAGAAGATGAACAAGGTGGCTCTTAAAATCCCAGAAAAAGGCAGTCCAGACAGTTTTGCGGAACGCGCTGATGCCTATTACCAGAAACGACCACAGCTTATGGCCTTGCTACAAGAACTGTACAATAGCTATGTCTCTTTAGCTGATCGCTACTGCCAAGCACTAGCCAAGAACCATAATCATCGTCGATATTCATCTCCAATTCCACCATTAAGTTACAATGAAAATGGTTATTGTGATGAGGAAGAGTATAGTGGAGAGATCATTGATTCTGATGCTGAGAGTTCTTTATCATTTCAGCCTTCCTTTCCACCTTCAACACAAGACAAATTTGATATTGAAATGATTGTTGCTGACTTGGTGATCAGAAATGTGGACTATGATTTCGTCCTAGATGAGCTTAATCAAGTGGAAAGACAGAACAATGAGTCATCAAGGAAGATAGAGTTGCAGAAGAGTTTACTGGATGTGATGGAATCAGAGAGGTTGATTCTGTTAAATGAGAATGCTAGATTGGGATACAAAGTGGCTACGTTAATGGAGGAAAACAAGGCGGTGTCTTCAGAATCTTTGTTCATGAAGAGGAAGGTTGCTGAGCTTGCGGGGTGCATATTGAAGATGAGGGAGGATCATAGGGTTTGCATGCTAAGTCGAAAGATTGAGGATCTTCAAGGACAAATATATGGGCTGGAGAAGAGGAACAAAGAGTATTATGATCAGCTTGTGAAGCATGAAGAAGAGAAGACGCGTAGGTCCAAATCAATGAAGGTTAAAGGAGAAGTTAACATGAAATATTGCTTTAAAGTTCCTGAAGATGTTGTTGCTGGGATTACTAGGAGCTTTAGTTTTGGAAATCTGAAAAAGGGTGGTGGTGAACAGAAAGTAAATGCTAATGCTGAAGTTAAGAAGAAAGTTCCTAAGTTGTGGGATAGGGTCAAGAAGTTTGATATCTTCTTTTGTGGACCTAATTTCAA
Protein-coding regions in this window:
- the LOC125859756 gene encoding dehydrogenase/reductase SDR family member FEY-like; amino-acid sequence: MANEEAEKKKNTTSSEAKQPLKTAKKKALGWMEWLRGWFYLVYEMLFQRILASHLQNPMPLPPINDLTCIVTGSTSGIGREIARQLAEAGAHVVMAVRSTNRAQELIRKWQGEWSGKGLPLNIEVMELDLLSLDSVARFAEAWNARMAPVHVLINNAGIFSIGEPQKFSKDGYEEHMQVNHLAPAMLSILLLPSLIRGSPSRIINVNSTMHYVGFVDPEDMNVVSGKRKYTSVVGYGGSKLAQIMFSSILHKRLPAESGISVVCNTPGIVLTNVARDLPKFLQVGYRLIPYFIFNAEEGSRSTLFAATDPQISEYCEMLKADDWPVCAYISHDCRPTNASEEAHNIETSYKVWEKTLELVGLPSDAVERLIEGEEIKCRYGNSQE
- the LOC125859346 gene encoding kinase-interacting family protein-like, coding for MKAKLKTEKKALSPVSSMASSNYTKRRSFSRPSWLLCTVADLDEKMNKVALKIPEKGSPDSFAERADAYYQKRPQLMALLQELYNSYVSLADRYCQALAKNHNHRRYSSPIPPLSYNENGYCDEEEYSGEIIDSDAESSLSFQPSFPPSTQDKFDIEMIVADLVIRNVDYDFVLDELNQVERQNNESSRKIELQKSLLDVMESERLILLNENARLGYKVATLMEENKAVSSESLFMKRKVAELAGCILKMREDHRVCMLSRKIEDLQGQIYGLEKRNKEYYDQLVKHEEEKTRRSKSMKVKGEVNMKYCFKVPEDVVAGITRSFSFGNLKKGGGEQKVNANAEVKKKVPKLWDRVKKFDIFFCGPNFNTVYC